The stretch of DNA GAACCAAATATTATAGTTGCTTACTATTAACTAAACAATAATTACTGAGTCTTACACTACTGGATAATTTATTACTGATCATCTTCAAATAACTACTCATTAATTACTGGTCACATCAACATCAACTGCTCAGCTGAAAACTCCTGAGTGAGAACTATAGATCTCACTGACACCAACAATTCAATGTCTAATGTTTATCAGTGCTAATACGAAAGACATCCTTGAAGGAAGCCAGTGACCCCACACCCTCTAAGCAGCAACCTTGCTAAAAGTATCTGACTACCTACTATtttagagagagaaatgagcTGTTTAAAGGTAGTAGTTTTTTACTACGGATGGTGGCACAGTTGTTGCAGGTAAGGAGAATCTGATGTTGTAATGGGGAAGGCAAAGACGGAAAGACAAAATGAGACCAGATGCAGTTCTGACAAACAGAAGAGTGCAAGGGAGTAAGCCCAACTGCAACGATGCTCACAGTGAGCTGCTGAATCCAGGAAGGGGGAGAATAAGACAATTTGGGAGGAAATGATGCACAAGGGTAGGGATGACTGAAAGAGGAGAAGACTGGGAAAAGTGAAGAGGGGTTGAAGTGAGCTAAGAAGAGTTGAGCTGAATCGAATGGAGTCGAGCTGAGTGGAACTGAGGGGAAAGCAAAGCCGAGATGACTTGAGTTGGGATGAATGGAGCAGGGCGGATGGGGAGCTGAGCAGATCTGCAGCGAGCTGATTTAGGTAGAGGTGAATGAAGGGGAAACATGGGTTAAACCGAGGAGAATTCAGTTGCATTGAAGTCATTTAAGGTGAGCTAAAAGTGAAAAAGTGAGTACAAGCAAGATTAGCGGAGCGGAGTCGGATTGTGCAAAGCAATAATTAAGTACAatctgaatacaatcaaattgaGCTGAGGTAAAATGGTTTGAATAAAGCAGAGCGTGGTGGCAGAGAATCAAATGGAGCTGAATCGGGTAAAATTGAGGCGAACGAGTTGAGTTGAAATGATTCGTGTTGAGTAGAGTAGAATGAAATTTAAAATGAGTTAAAATGTGTACCAGGCTTTCTCTTACTcttgtgattgtgtgtgtgtttgtgaaaaggAGCTATTTCTTGTAAAATCCACCTTTAGTATGACAGGAGGAAGCATACAATGCCTGAGAAGCTTATTCATAATGCATGTGCAGAGGGAGAGACTAGTGACCCAGGCGTGGGAAAGTAACCTgggtttattaattatttattcaaaAATAAGGCACTCTCTGGTTCATAAATAATGGTGGATACTGTCTCTgatcattattataaaatggTATGTATTGTCCTTGCTTTGTATACAATGGTGTACACTCAAGTAGTTTAGAAACAAACATGGAAAAATGTAATCCTGCTTGTAATCactctgtttttaaaatgtacctgtGACTTAATTACTTTTTCACTGTAGTAGTTACTGCACAGATACTATTCTTACATTTTATGAAGCCATTACATGTATGCCGTTACTTCCAGACCCTGCCTACATATATCATATTTAAGATCTACCTTAATTTTTTTTGGATAATTATTCTGTTTTCAGTGCCTTGATTGACTGTGGCACATCTACTTCTGGAATTGATTTTTAGTGAAATCTTTTCTTTCAGCTACCTGTGCAATGTTTATGTGCCAATGTCTGCTACACAACCCCCAAAAACATAATTCATCTACCCGGCTGTTTTCCAATCTGCAAAGGATTTTTTTCATCAAGTCCTGCTTCATTTTTTCTTCCAAATATACCATGGGTGATTATATGTTCTAAAATGTATATGTTGTAATTCATCCGTCCATTTTTCTCATTCAAAATACTTCTAGTTTCTCTAAGATGTATTGTGCACTTCAGATACTGACTGCAGTGAGGTTAAAGGTAAGGTTCCTTCTTACATGTAGATTATGTATGTTCTAGCATGTTatggattttgggccccatgaaaatatACTACACTGGGATCCACAACTCTAACGATTCTGACAAAATAAACTTTACaccttaaaaatacatttttaatgccccctgtcagtcacaggcccttagaatcatcctaCCCTCCCTTAAGTGTAATTGTATTGTAAAGGTATTCTCTTACCTACAGGATTATTATTACAGGAATAAATAATGCTGTGTCATTGTAACATGTTTTTGCCAGTAAAATCTTTACACTTACAAAATCAGAAACCGAGGTGCCTAGGTTCCATAACCATCTAATGCATCCTAAGATCATGTACAGAAAACGGTCTCTAGTCAGCTGTTTGGatgctctttctttttttttgttccattcCCTACATTTTGGCAGCATGGTAGTTTTTGTGAATGGTAAGATGTGTATCATGTATTTCTCTGTTGCATccaaacagctttacagaattaCAGTGTAAATGACCTATGACAGACATGTTTAGATAATGTTAATAACTGAAAAAGATCTATATGTACACTTTGATCAAAAAAACCCTGCTTCCCCTTTACAAAATAGTGCAATATGTAGAGAGCTTTAAACAGTTGtacatgttctagatagagAGTTTTGTAgcacataaaaaacataaagcTTACTTATTCAAAAGTGGGCtaacatttaaacaacacaaaTGAATGGGAATGTAAGCTTCCACATTAAATATTATAGTGGCtagtttgtttatttgatttttcaCTGGAGCTTCAATTCTAAAGGAAGTTTATACCTCACCAATTACTCCAGAAAGTTGTTACATTTATATCCAtacatttgttcatttgtataGATATCAGCAACAGGAACTACATTAGTAAGAGTACTAAACAACTGTATTAGATTTGTGATAAGTGTGACAATTTAAGCATGCAGTTTGCTTCACATTAACCTTATAGGTCTGGTGGACCTTGATGGAACTATTCCATCAATTTAACACAAAATGTACTTGTATATAGCAGAAACACAGATTCAGTAGAGACATCAATGAAATGACAAAGACTGATTGCTGTGTATGTGCAGAGTTGACTTCTGGCCTTTTTACGGTACTCTGGGGACTGTAGAGTGGTGGTACAGGTGCCCTTGCACTGCATTGGACCATGGGAGTCTGAAAGGATGTAGGTCTTTTCAGTGGTCGATCAGGGCTGCTTCCATCTGTAGGCCTTTCTCCGATGAACAGCAAAGGTTGGCCTTTGTGATTCTTCTCCATTTTAAACAGCTCATATTCTTTGTGTGGAAGTAAAATGCCCAGCACACTGCAGCCTGCGGTCCATGTTACATCCTGCTCCACCCCCAGCTCCCACCCTCCTGTCTTCCCACAGCTTTCTTTTTCTGAGGAATTTAACACTTGCAATAGTGTTCGCTCAAATACTGTCACTTTGGCATGTGTCACTTTGAAGACCAGCTCTGTGGCTCCTCTTACTTTAGCAGAAGATGTCTTGTGAGCATAGTGCCCCAATGCCACAAGTGTAAAAGTACGCTGGTTACACTTGGGGTCAGAGTAGTGATTGTAGGTGCCCTCCCAGCTGTGATGCTTCTCGGTGAACGTGAACTGTCGAGTGAGGAAAAGCACGGCTGGACGGGCTTCACAGCGCTGACTCACCCAGTAGCCATTTAAATTCAGAGGAATAGCCCAGGATGGAGGTAAAATTGGAGGGTGCTGTTCAGAGGAGCGGTATACCAAGGCACACACTGGGCATGGGTGAAAATGATGCTGTAGAGAgagatttttttattgtacattTTCTCCATTGTTTATTTTGATAGGCAGTATACACTGACTGCCACaagatatgtgtgt from Salminus brasiliensis chromosome 7, fSalBra1.hap2, whole genome shotgun sequence encodes:
- the apcdd1l gene encoding protein APCDD1-like, coding for MSGGAHIHLLELLWMVCFWQVGCVKDNNLWGMSTGHLPSSPNITSKLLWEAQCQTHLHQLQDGSRIKTTMPPQLDGHWVSSRCEVRPGPEFLTRSYTFYPSPLRLFKALQHYYSDSDCHVPAYSLLIQGKVRLRQASWITRGATEAEHTLHKVTLVIHNQRTAHRLAINLPSSCLGLGPGVHIVSHHLYELFNTKTAKNCLSALHFSMMELELLRMETQNHPHGLPFKELFLGDIHTDWNQRVHYRPTGYQEPLQNSMHHFHPCPVCALVYRSSEQHPPILPPSWAIPLNLNGYWVSQRCEARPAVLFLTRQFTFTEKHHSWEGTYNHYSDPKCNQRTFTLVALGHYAHKTSSAKVRGATELVFKVTHAKVTVFERTLLQVLNSSEKESCGKTGGWELGVEQDVTWTAGCSVLGILLPHKEYELFKMEKNHKGQPLLFIGERPTDGSSPDRPLKRPTSFQTPMVQCSARAPVPPLYSPQSTVKRPEVNSAHTQQSVFVISLMSLLNLCFCYIQVHFVLN